From Pseudonocardia autotrophica, one genomic window encodes:
- a CDS encoding GAF domain-containing sensor histidine kinase yields MTSHTADQGRRTAAFAEAASVIARESDLSTVLDLLASEVRAVTGLPTCAIILVDPVDESLRHVGRSGLPADYPARVEEARRNGAPMATLDAYRARRTVIAAGSKARVLGDPRWAPTQNIVADNDWDTFIAVPLIVRGTAIGVMTGFSPDRSGPTPEDVQFLEVMADHAAIAVDNARMSAQLQLRAAEGERQRLARDLHDSVNQALFSLTLQARGLQLRLDRTDEPVDREALVSGLAELRELAQEALGEMRSLIEQRRPRELRERGLLCALDALAESCARTTGVSVELFAPEVLHLDPAVEEDLFRLVQEGLNNVAKHARARTAVVEVSAAGADLVVEVIDDGVGLGEPSGVRAHFGMQTMRERATRHGATLTFEPGPDGVGTRVRVRVPAALGGD; encoded by the coding sequence ATGACGTCGCACACGGCCGACCAGGGCCGCCGAACGGCCGCGTTCGCCGAGGCGGCTTCGGTGATCGCCCGCGAGTCCGACCTGTCGACCGTCCTGGACCTGCTGGCCTCCGAGGTCCGCGCGGTCACCGGGCTCCCGACCTGCGCGATCATCCTCGTCGACCCGGTCGACGAGTCACTGCGCCACGTCGGCCGCTCCGGGCTCCCCGCCGACTATCCGGCGCGCGTCGAAGAGGCCCGCCGCAACGGAGCCCCGATGGCGACGCTGGACGCCTACCGGGCCCGGCGGACCGTGATCGCCGCCGGGTCGAAGGCCCGGGTCCTCGGTGATCCGCGCTGGGCGCCCACCCAGAACATCGTGGCCGACAACGACTGGGACACCTTCATCGCCGTCCCGCTGATCGTGCGGGGAACCGCGATCGGGGTGATGACCGGCTTCAGCCCCGACCGCAGCGGTCCGACGCCGGAGGACGTGCAGTTCCTCGAGGTCATGGCCGATCATGCGGCGATCGCGGTGGACAACGCGCGGATGTCGGCCCAGCTCCAGCTCCGGGCCGCGGAGGGCGAGCGGCAACGGCTGGCCCGGGACCTGCACGATTCGGTGAACCAGGCGCTGTTCTCCCTCACCCTGCAGGCCCGTGGATTGCAACTGCGTCTCGACCGCACCGACGAGCCGGTCGACCGGGAGGCACTGGTCTCCGGCCTGGCGGAGCTCCGCGAGCTGGCCCAGGAGGCACTGGGGGAGATGCGTTCGCTGATCGAGCAGCGACGCCCCCGGGAACTGCGCGAGCGCGGACTGCTCTGCGCTCTCGACGCGCTGGCCGAATCGTGCGCCCGCACGACCGGCGTGTCGGTCGAGCTGTTCGCCCCCGAGGTCCTGCACCTGGATCCGGCCGTCGAGGAGGACCTCTTCCGGCTGGTCCAGGAGGGTCTGAACAACGTCGCCAAGCACGCCAGGGCGCGGACGGCCGTGGTCGAGGTGTCCGCCGCGGGTGCCGATCTCGTCGTCGAGGTGATCGACGACGGCGTCGGGCTGGGGGAGCCCTCGGGGGTCCGGGCGCACTTCGGCATGCAGACCATGCGGGAGCGCGCCACCCGGCACGGCGCCACACTGACGTTCGAACCGGGCCCCGACGGCGTCGGGACCCGGGTCCGTGTCCGGGTACCCGCGGCACTCGGCGGGGACTGA